Sequence from the Erythrobacter insulae genome:
GCGGCGATTGACCGCATCAGCCTTGAACGTCAGGCCCCTGCCACCATGTCTATCTGGCGCGCCGCATTAGAAGCTGTGCAAGGCCCCGAACAACAAAAGTTGTTTTAACCCCTGCTTGCATCACACCGGGATTGGTGGGAGAAAAACCTATGTTTAACGGTCTGAAATCCTATCTGGACTCGATCCGCGCCCGCGATCCGGCACCCCGTTCGCGCTGGGAAATCTTGCTGTATCCCGGTGTGCTTGCGGTTGGTCTTCATCGCATCGCGCATTGGCTGTTTGAGGCAAAACTGTATTTCCTCGCCCGGTTTGTGAACCATTTTTCACGCATTTTGACCGCGATCGATATTCACCCCGGCGCAACCATCGGCAAAAATTTCTTCATCGACCATGGCTTTACTGTCATCGGGGAGACCGCCGAGATCGGTGATAATGTCACGATCTATCAGTGCGTTACATTGGGCGGGACCAATCCCACCAATGGCCAGGGCGGCAAACGCCATCCGACGTTGGAGGACCATGTCATCATCGGTTCGGGCGCGCAGATTATTGGTCCGATCACCTTGGGAGAGCGTTCGCGCGTCGGCGCCAGCGCGGTTGTCATGGAAGATGTGCCAGCCGGCGCAACCATGGTCGGTTTCAAGGCGCGCTCTACACTTGTTCCGGCCGAAGAATGGATCAAGGAATTCATCCCCTACGGCACGACGCCCGATTGCGAGGATGCGGACGGGAACCGGGTTGATTGCATCGAAAAGCTCGAAGGTGAATTGGCCGTAATGCGTGCAGAAATTGCCGAGCTGAAATCTGGCGCTTCACAAACGCC
This genomic interval carries:
- the epsC gene encoding serine O-acetyltransferase EpsC encodes the protein MFNGLKSYLDSIRARDPAPRSRWEILLYPGVLAVGLHRIAHWLFEAKLYFLARFVNHFSRILTAIDIHPGATIGKNFFIDHGFTVIGETAEIGDNVTIYQCVTLGGTNPTNGQGGKRHPTLEDHVIIGSGAQIIGPITLGERSRVGASAVVMEDVPAGATMVGFKARSTLVPAEEWIKEFIPYGTTPDCEDADGNRVDCIEKLEGELAVMRAEIAELKSGASQTPEQTAFDLDPKKSGTGN